The Astyanax mexicanus isolate ESR-SI-001 chromosome 20, AstMex3_surface, whole genome shotgun sequence genome contains a region encoding:
- the LOC103047081 gene encoding reticulon-4 receptor-like 1: MFRRGCGLEFLLVLCGLELSQSCPRHCICYSSPSTVSCQAHNFQVVPEGIPAQSERVFLQNNKIQRLLQGHFSPTTVMLWLYSNNISYIQPSTFMGFTRLEELDLGDNRHLGSLASDTFQGLGRLHALHLYHCGLLTLPAGLFDGLHNLQYLYLQDNQLEFLEDDMFVDLLNLSHLFLHGNRLWSLHQNTFRGLGALDRLLLHQNRLQWIHQLAFHDLRRLTTLYLFNNSLPELATESLAMLPALEYLRLNDNPWECDCKAVALWDWLRRFRGSTSSVVCVAPPELAGKDLKRVKKEELPACTGSESLHQSKSSQGDVGVSLKKDHHHRLHSHHHHPHLPHQDQHFPPSSAPLPAPPKAGRNRNCTRQRGRKGKGQNEVYGHKDLGEGKEGEGKYDPLNPEGSPPRRKNKCIPRTSVGPPSGVQRATNRAMSLVHSLLIPLCLLAPLTTFIQR; this comes from the exons GCTGTGGTCTGGAGTTCCTCCTGGTGCTGTGTGGGTTGGAGCTGTCGCAGTCGTGCCCGCGCCACTGCATCTGCTACAGCTCGCCTAGCACGGTCAGCTGCCAGGCGCACAACTTCCAGGTGGTTCCCGAGGGCATCCCGGCGCAGAGCGAACGCGTCTTCTTGCAGAACAACAAGATCCAGCGCCTGCTCCAGGGCCACTTCAGCCCCACTACTGTCATGCTGTGGCTCTACTCCAACAACATCTCTTATATCCAGCCCTCCACCTTCATGGGCTTCACCCGCTTGGAGGAGCTCGACCTGGGTGACAACCGCCACCTGGGCTCGCTGGCTAGCGACACCTTCCAGGGCCTGGGTCGCCTCCACGCGCTCCACCTCTACCACTGCGGCCTGCTGACCCTGCCTGCCGGCCTGTTTGATGGCCTGCACAACCTGCAGTACCTTTATCTGCAG GACAACCAGCTGGAATTCCTGGAGGACGATATGTTCGTGGACCTCCTGAACCTCAGCCACCTCTTCCTGCATGGCAACCGGCTGTGGAGCCTCCATCAGAACACGTTCCGTGGCCTCGGTGCCCTGGACCGCCTGCTGCTGCATCAGAATCGGCTCCAGTGGATCCATCAGCTGGCCTTCCATGACTTGAGGCGCCTGACCACGCTGTACCTGTTCAACAACTCTCTGCCGGAGCTAGCCACAGAGAGCCTGGCAATGCTTCCGGCCCTGGAGTACCTGCGACTTAACGACAACCCATGGGAATGTGACTGTAAAGCTGTGGCGCTCTGGGACTGGCTGCGCCGCTTCCGTGGCTCCACCTCTTCAGTGGTGTGCGTGGCTCCGCCCGAGCTTGCAGGGAAAGACCTGAAGCGGGTGAAGAAGGAGGAGTTACCTGCTTGCACTGGTTCTGAGTCCCTGCACCAGAGCAAGTCCAGCCAGGGGGACGTAGGCGTGTCGCTGAAGAAGGACCATCACCATCGACTACATTCCCACCACCACCATCCTCACCTGCCTCACCAGGACCAACATTTCCCCCCCTCATCAGCCCCCCTGCCTGCACCTCCAAAGGCAGGACGCAACAGGAACTGCACGAGGCAGCGTGGTCGGAAGGGGAAAGGGCAGAATGAGGTGTATGGCCATAAAGACTTGGGGGAGGGAAAAGAGGGAGAGGGCAAATACGACCCCTTAAATCCTGAAGGTTCCCCACCAAGACGTAAAAATAAGTGCATCCCAAGGACCTCGGTAGGGCCCCCAAGTGGGGTTCAGAGAGCCACCAACAGAGCCATGTCACTGGTGCATTCTCTCCTCATTCCTCTCTGCCTATTGGCTCCTCTTACAACCTTTATACAGCGCTGA